TTTCCATTACATGACACCAATGGCAAGTCAAAAACTAGACCCAATCACGAGTACCCAATAGAAAGGAATATTGGTTTATCTTGTGCTTTTGCTTCAGCAAAAGCTTCTTCACACCAGGGATTCCAATTTACTGGGTTATATGCATGTTGTAACAGGTATGGACTCTTTTCATTAACCAATCTATTAGACTTTTCACGCATCTTCTGATTAGACATATTATCACGCTCCTTTCTTATGTTATTTTTATTACTATACCCAAAAATGCTACCGAATATAATCCAATAGCATTTTTTCTTTAATATTTCTTTTTCATTTTTAGATTAGCCCTAATATATAATGGAATGTAAGTAAATAATTTTAATGCCCTGAATAATAATCAATTAGTCCAGGATGTTCGGGATCATCTGGAGTCATATGCTTTGATAAAATATCTATCTTAACATCTGTATCCGGTGGATATAATTCCTTATCAATAATTATTAATTGCATATCCTTTAACTCATCTGACATAATCTCATATACAAACTTATAAAAACTTTCAAAGACTTCCTTATTTTCTCTTTCACTAATATTCTTCATCGGTGTATCAATAACTAGAATATTAGGAAAGGGAATATCTTGACTCTTAATCAATTTCTGTATCGCGAAAGCAAAGCAACATTTGAAAATTGTTTTCTTTCCACCACTACTTAGATTAATAAAATCCATTTCATTAATATCATTATCTTTAGTTAATATTTTAGGGTAAAAACTCTTTGTATCCATTGTCACATAGTCTGTAAGCTTTATTCCCGGGAATTTAACCTTATTAAGTATATTAATAAATACTTTCTTTAATTCTTCCAGTTTATTTTCTTGTTTGTTAGCCTCATCTTTAGCTATTCTAATCTCTTCTTTTTTATTAGTTTCATCAGTTTTTAGTTTTTGTACTTTAGAGTACAATCCTAATATCTTCATAGGCAGTACTTTTATCTTTTCCAAATACTTAATATCCGAACAAACCTCATATATTTGAATGTCAAACTTTTTGATATTCGATAAGTATAATGAATCATACTCTATTTCCTCTAAAGACAACCTCTTATCAAGTTCTGCTTTCCTTGGGTTGAATACATTTAATTCTTTTACTAGGATATCTCTTTGATTTGACATCTTTTCTATAGATAAATCTATCTCATTACGTCTATCACGCAAATCATTCTCAATAATATTATAATCTTCACTATCATTATATCCTAAGGGTTGCTTACATAATGAACATATCTCGATGTTCAATTCTATATTTTTTATATCAGAGCCACATTGTGGGCAGCTTACAAAATTAGCATCTTTCAATATTTCTTTAGCCTCATCAAGATTTTTTAATTTAATACTTGCATAAAAGTACTCTTCTCTAAGTTGCGTCCTACTTTCAACCTGCTTTGTTATTTCATAAATTGCATTCTCCAGTTCTGAAATATTAGATATACTTAATCTTATTTGTGTTCTTAATTCATCGACAATATGTTGATTATTGCGTGAAATCCCCTTTAAAGCATCCTCCCTTTTAGAAAGAATTTTATTTTTGTCTATCTCTAAATTTATAATCTTGTTTTCTATTGCTTCAACTTCATCAATATTATTTTCAATCAAGAAATTCGTTAATTGTGTAATGCTTACTTCAAAACCTTTTTTATTTGACTGTATATTAGATAAATCGTTTTCTAAACTGGCTATATGCTCATAATAAAATCCCAAGATCATTCTCATTACGTCCCTACTTGAATATTTGTAGTAACCACCTTTTTCTTCAAGATGAAAAAAGGAACTATCAATATTATCTTGATCTAAATACCAAAACAACATTATATTTTTGAAACTTAACCTAATTAATTCACTCTCTTGAGATATTTTGTTTCTCCTCACCTTTGGTGGAGTACACCCCATCAGATAAAATAACATATCTGAAAGATTTTCAATGTTTTCACCAGGTATAATTGTTTCTCCTTTAGTCCCGATTATAGGTACCATAACGTAGGAATTTTTCTTTTCTTCCTCCACTACACTACTCCACTCAATAAATACTTGGTTTTTATCTTCTTTATTACGAGTCAGTGAAACAGTATTTTCTGCAATCTTAAAATTTAAGGTAGCACCTAAAAATTCCTGTTGTAGTGCTGGTGTATTAATTAATTCTTCACCTAAACAAAAACTAATTAGCATAGTAATTGTTGTTTTCCCTGCACCCATCTTACCGTAGATGTATGTTATAGATTCAGAAAAAGGAAACTCTATTACCTTTTTACGACATTTAATTATTAATGAAGTCAATATCATTTTCATAAAATCACATCCATTTCTGCTTTAACTCTTAGTATTTCAGGAAAAGTTGAGTATATCATCTCAATTAATTTCTTTTGCGACCAACTTCCAAAAACGGTTTTTACAATACTACATCTTACAATTAGATATTCGTAGTCTTTTAAAATCTTAATCTTATTTGATGTATCAATGCCTTTAGAAGTAATCACTAAAACAGTTTTTTTTCCATCTGTATTAATCCGAATCAAATCTTTTGCACTCAATATATGCACTATCCTTCTGTATTTAAAATCCCATGGTGCAAAATTAAATTTCATCATTTTAGCATCAATAGAATTAACTTCATATGATTGCAATTTAAATTTCTTTTTGTAAATTGTTTTATTTCCTTGGGATTCTATGTTTTCTAATGCTTTATCAAGCGCAACAGGATATCTTAATAAAAAATCTAAAATAGCTAATTTTGTTATTCCTTCAATTTTACCCGTTTGATTTCTACCAGCAAAAGTATACATCAACATTAGCATTCGGACTATATTATTGGTATCATCGCTGTCAATATTTATTATTGTCTCTACTAAATTCCTACTCACTTTTCCACCCTCTTTCTGGAGTATCACTAAATTGAACTTCACATTCCCCAGTGAGTACTCCCACCATTCCTTTTAATATTTCATAGGGACAGTTGTCAACATCAGCAGCACGTTTTTCGGAAATTCTAGTCAATCTTTTTTCTATATTGGTTAACATCTTACTTCCATAAGCCTTTTTTGCACTCTTTGTTTCTACTTTTGCTTCTATAGCTTGATTTTTAACTATTCCTCTAATATGAGAGAAATCTTTTCTATCTGAACTATTTAAACTTTCTTTATGATAATTTTCCAAAAAATATTCTTCTGTTTTATCTCGTAGTTCATCTATCACCTCTATCGCATCTGGATCTATCATTCCACAATCCATTTTTATTTTCATAAGTTTCTTCCTATCTGGATCTAATGAAATCTTAGTATTTTCAAATGCCAAATAATATGCTCTACCAATAAAACTTTCTATAATGTTTTCAACCATCTCTTTTGTAATTCTTTTTGTATTTACTTGTGAATTAACTCCATTTTTTATTCTATCTCCATTTAATAAACTTATGTAATCATCAATAGGTTCCTTACACTTTTTTGATGATGCTGAATATACTATATATATCATTTTATCTAAAATATGTTTCAATTTTTCCACACTAAAATCAACACATAAATCAATTTTTGATAATACTTCTGTTATAATCTTTGATTCAATATCATCCAACCCTGGCATAATCTGAAATTCAGTTATTCTTAATGTTTCTATTACTTCTGAACGAGTTGCATTTGATTTTTTTTCTAACTTGCTTATATACTTATCTAGTGTTGATGGAGAAAATTTATAATCTGGTGGTTTCAGTTTTTGCAACATTTTAGCTAGTGTTTGTATACTTTCTCCTGTTTTATTTCTTAAGTAGTCACAGTTTGAAGTAAATACAAACTTTTCAAAACAACCTGGAAATTTTTTATTGTTTTCAATAAACCTACAAATACTATTCACAACTGCGTCGTCACTTAACTTAAATGGACCATCTGATAATTGACGTGTTTTAACTTGAATACCACGGAATTTGCCATTGTTCATTACACCAATAATATCCTCATGCTGTTCACATAAGATCTCTTCAAATGCAATTTTCTTAGAATACATTAAAAAAGCTAAATATGCTGAAACTGTATGTTGATATCTGAATCGCTTTTGAGTTTCATCTCCACAATCCTTTTCAGATAACTCTGTTAAAGGTGACCTTACCTCTTCAAGAGTTTCTTTACTTAAATCTGACAAATCTTTTATAACTTCTGTATTTATAAACAATCACCTCAGTAATTAATTATTTTTAATGAATTTAATAATATTACTACTTAATCAATAACTTTAATAAAACTCTGATTAAATATATTAAATTCACATCACTACAATAAAATTATTTATAGCTTGGACACTTACTCTACTCATTTTATTGAATTTGCAGAATTTAATGTTCGAATAAATATATTAACCTAAAAAGTTAATTATATTTAATTGTAACATAATTTTACAAATATAAAAAGAAAAAACCCCGTCTTCTTCCACTATATTACAAGTTTCATCTTCTAATTGGTGCTAAGTCATCAAAATAAAAGAAGGATATCATTACAATTTCTTAGTAATAACCTCCTTCTGAGAAATAGATAAAAATTATAACCCATCGATACCGATTGCTCTAACTTCATTTAATATATCTACAATTGGACTACAAACTTCTGCTTTTTTACACTTTCAAATGATAAATTTATGGTTACAATAGTCAATTTTTTACTTACTCCTAATGATAAATGACTAAACAAACACTTGAAATGTGTTAAATTTTATTAAGTTTACTCTACCACATGTTATCAAATAAAATTTATTTGCATTTTAATATCATCCCCATTACGTTCCCACACAATAGAGTAAATAACTACTTTGTATAAATTATTCAATTGTTCATTAGATAAATTACCCTCAGCTAATTTATCTGCAAATTCCTTAATTATACTTAGTCTTTCAGTAGTTTCTTTAGTGTCTGCATGCTTCAATTTTAACTCTAGAATTTTCATATCTTCTTTTAAATCAGAAATTTCTTTACTTATTGCAACTTTTGACTCTTTGTATTCATCTAGAGTATCTATGCCGGCCTGATAAGCTTCCTTTGCTCTTAATAAAACTGTTCCCTTTCTTTTTATTAGAGCTTCTTCCTCTTTAATTGACTCTTCAATGCCTCTTACATATGAATCGTCTATACCGTTAATCTCTTGAAGAATCTTATCTTCATACTTAATAAATTCTTGATTAACAGCCTCTAATACAATACTTGTAGAACCTCCACTGTTTCCACATTTATTACCACATGGGTCTACATACCAGCAAGGTTTTATTCTACATACACCATTTCTTTCTTTACGATCTTGCAATGTCATATTATGACCACATTTTGCACACTTAATTAAGAATGTAAATGGTAATATCGTTTTTATACCTGACCGCCTTTTAGGTGTCTTAGTATCTCTTGCTAAAAAAATTTGAATGCGTTCATGCTCCTCCTCAGTTTTTACTGCTTCATGTTTACCTTTTTTAACAATTTGATCTTCCTTCGGTATTACTTGAAACTTTCTTGCATCAGAAGGTTTTCTCTTATGACCATTTCCTATAGTTTTGTTGGTTACTATTTTACCTAGATGAGTTTCATCAGTTAATAATCTACCAATAGTAACACCAGACCACTTAGCTCCTTTAGGCGATTCAATTCCTCTTCTATTTAAATCAAAAGCGATATTACTTAAAGGTGTCTTATAGATTAAAACAGAATCAATAACCCCCCTATAGATTTTGAGTTTATCATCATTAACAACAAGGCTACGTTCATTAAATTTATCACCCCATTTTTGATACTCATACGGATATGGTGGTATTCCATTCGTCCAATAACCATCTATAGATCCTCTTTTTTTACCTCTGGATAATCTCTTTGTAATTTGCTTGTACTCCATTCGTGCAAAGAAAAATTGAAAATCTAGCATAATATCGTCATTATCATTAGTTAAATCCATTACTTTATCTACTATACATAGAAATGTATTGGAGCTTACAAGCGTATGCTTTATGTTTTCAAAATCGGAACTTTTACCTCTTCCAAGTCGATCTACATCTACTACTAGTACAGCATCATATAAGTCTTGCTTTACATCACTTAATAACTGCTGAATTTGAGGACGCATTTCAATTGTTGCACCTGAAGCAATCTCTTTATATATTCTGTACTTCCAATTGTTTTTGTCGCATACTTCTAATAATATATTTAAATGATTGGCTAAGTCCTTTTCAGTCTCCTCCGCACGTGACTTTCTCAAATATATAGCCACATCACTTATAATCACTTTTTTATCTGACATTATACCTACCCCTCCTTACAGCTTAAAAGCTCATTTAAATTAAGTGCAAACTTTCTAAGCGCCTGATGTGAAGGTGTGTTGTTTATAACTACAGTTATTCTCAATCCTTCGTGTTGTAGTATACCGTTACTACAAGTATTATCAACTTCTGATTTCATTTCTGTAGAAAAATCATTCTTTTCTTCATAACTATTAACTAACGTAGCGTTACCATTAGACATGAACCCCAACTCCCAATACCATATTTGAAGTATCAAACCTCATGTTTCTCTGATAATTCTCAATTAGCCCTATCCCTAATAAAGTTTTATTCCGTAAAAGTCTTAAAATATACCCCTTTTATAAAAAAAAGACCTTTATCTAGATTTTCGAAAACCTACAATAAAGGTCCATAACCATAAACCTGATTTCCAACACCCTTACCAAATATCTAATATATAAAAACAAAAGAATGCACCTACCAAAATAGCAACGATAAAAAATCCTGTTGTAAAAGGTTAGGTGCACATTCTACACTATAGAGCCACTACCTTTTTACTACTACCTTAGAGTTTGATGTGTTAGCAGCACACTTTAAA
This DNA window, taken from Clostridium estertheticum, encodes the following:
- a CDS encoding DUF255 domain-containing protein, with the translated sequence MSNQKMREKSNRLVNEKSPYLLQHAYNPVNWNPWCEEAFAEAKAQDKPIFLSIGYS
- a CDS encoding AAA family ATPase, which codes for MKMILTSLIIKCRKKVIEFPFSESITYIYGKMGAGKTTITMLISFCLGEELINTPALQQEFLGATLNFKIAENTVSLTRNKEDKNQVFIEWSSVVEEEKKNSYVMVPIIGTKGETIIPGENIENLSDMLFYLMGCTPPKVRRNKISQESELIRLSFKNIMLFWYLDQDNIDSSFFHLEEKGGYYKYSSRDVMRMILGFYYEHIASLENDLSNIQSNKKGFEVSITQLTNFLIENNIDEVEAIENKIINLEIDKNKILSKREDALKGISRNNQHIVDELRTQIRLSISNISELENAIYEITKQVESRTQLREEYFYASIKLKNLDEAKEILKDANFVSCPQCGSDIKNIELNIEICSLCKQPLGYNDSEDYNIIENDLRDRRNEIDLSIEKMSNQRDILVKELNVFNPRKAELDKRLSLEEIEYDSLYLSNIKKFDIQIYEVCSDIKYLEKIKVLPMKILGLYSKVQKLKTDETNKKEEIRIAKDEANKQENKLEELKKVFINILNKVKFPGIKLTDYVTMDTKSFYPKILTKDNDINEMDFINLSSGGKKTIFKCCFAFAIQKLIKSQDIPFPNILVIDTPMKNISERENKEVFESFYKFVYEIMSDELKDMQLIIIDKELYPPDTDVKIDILSKHMTPDDPEHPGLIDYYSGH
- a CDS encoding dsDNA nuclease domain-containing protein, coding for MFINTEVIKDLSDLSKETLEEVRSPLTELSEKDCGDETQKRFRYQHTVSAYLAFLMYSKKIAFEEILCEQHEDIIGVMNNGKFRGIQVKTRQLSDGPFKLSDDAVVNSICRFIENNKKFPGCFEKFVFTSNCDYLRNKTGESIQTLAKMLQKLKPPDYKFSPSTLDKYISKLEKKSNATRSEVIETLRITEFQIMPGLDDIESKIITEVLSKIDLCVDFSVEKLKHILDKMIYIVYSASSKKCKEPIDDYISLLNGDRIKNGVNSQVNTKRITKEMVENIIESFIGRAYYLAFENTKISLDPDRKKLMKIKMDCGMIDPDAIEVIDELRDKTEEYFLENYHKESLNSSDRKDFSHIRGIVKNQAIEAKVETKSAKKAYGSKMLTNIEKRLTRISEKRAADVDNCPYEILKGMVGVLTGECEVQFSDTPERGWKSE
- a CDS encoding recombinase family protein, translated to MSDKKVIISDVAIYLRKSRAEETEKDLANHLNILLEVCDKNNWKYRIYKEIASGATIEMRPQIQQLLSDVKQDLYDAVLVVDVDRLGRGKSSDFENIKHTLVSSNTFLCIVDKVMDLTNDNDDIMLDFQFFFARMEYKQITKRLSRGKKRGSIDGYWTNGIPPYPYEYQKWGDKFNERSLVVNDDKLKIYRGVIDSVLIYKTPLSNIAFDLNRRGIESPKGAKWSGVTIGRLLTDETHLGKIVTNKTIGNGHKRKPSDARKFQVIPKEDQIVKKGKHEAVKTEEEHERIQIFLARDTKTPKRRSGIKTILPFTFLIKCAKCGHNMTLQDRKERNGVCRIKPCWYVDPCGNKCGNSGGSTSIVLEAVNQEFIKYEDKILQEINGIDDSYVRGIEESIKEEEALIKRKGTVLLRAKEAYQAGIDTLDEYKESKVAISKEISDLKEDMKILELKLKHADTKETTERLSIIKEFADKLAEGNLSNEQLNNLYKVVIYSIVWERNGDDIKMQINFI